In one window of Gemmatimonas sp. UBA7669 DNA:
- the miaA gene encoding tRNA (adenosine(37)-N6)-dimethylallyltransferase MiaA, translating into MMLSCIVGPTAAGKSAVAMHLAQQCGLSIVSADSRQVYRGFDVGTAKPSLAERTLVPHYGIDVADPCERYSAHRWAESARTWIQQADANGRAPVVVGGTGLYVRALVEPLDAVPELDAGQRAALATFLDTLSMPELERWCARLDPPRAHLGRTQRLRAIETALLSGRRLSDSLRPPAGDSSRTSSYQVRYLVVDPGPVLATRIERRVHDMLQAGWEEEISRLMTTTAQDAPAWKASGYAVLRDAMEGRLSRAAAVERVVIETRQYAKRQRTWFRHQLPVAQVTLLNPLEPDAMQQATRWWQSVPSEGVSAA; encoded by the coding sequence ATGATGCTGTCCTGCATCGTTGGACCCACCGCGGCGGGCAAGAGCGCAGTGGCCATGCACCTCGCACAACAATGCGGGCTGTCCATCGTGTCGGCCGATTCCCGCCAGGTGTATCGTGGCTTCGACGTGGGCACGGCCAAGCCCTCCTTGGCCGAGCGTACGCTGGTGCCGCACTATGGCATCGATGTGGCCGACCCGTGTGAGCGCTACTCGGCGCATCGCTGGGCTGAGAGCGCCAGGACATGGATACAGCAGGCAGACGCCAACGGTCGCGCCCCGGTGGTGGTCGGGGGCACGGGTCTCTATGTACGCGCCCTTGTGGAGCCGCTCGATGCGGTGCCCGAGCTCGACGCCGGCCAGCGTGCGGCCCTCGCCACCTTTCTCGACACGCTGTCCATGCCGGAACTGGAACGTTGGTGCGCTCGGCTCGATCCGCCTCGTGCCCACCTGGGCCGGACGCAGCGACTGCGCGCCATCGAGACCGCGCTGCTGAGTGGACGCCGGCTCAGCGACAGTCTGCGGCCCCCCGCCGGCGACTCGTCGCGAACGTCTTCGTACCAGGTCCGCTATCTTGTGGTGGACCCCGGCCCGGTGCTTGCCACGCGCATCGAACGGCGCGTGCACGACATGCTGCAGGCTGGCTGGGAAGAGGAGATCTCGCGACTGATGACCACCACCGCGCAGGATGCGCCCGCCTGGAAGGCCAGCGGCTATGCCGTGCTGCGTGACGCGATGGAAGGTCGCCTGTCGCGTGCAGCGGCCGTTGAGCGTGTGGTCATTGAAACGCGGCAGTACGCCAAACGCCAGCGCACCTGGTTTCGCCACCAGTTGCCGGTCGCGCAGGTGACGCTGCTCAACCCGCTCGAACCGGACGCCATGCAGCAGGCCACGCGCTGGTGGCAGTCGGTACCCTCCGAAGGAGTTTCGGCCGCATGA
- the mutL gene encoding DNA mismatch repair endonuclease MutL, producing MPRIAILPSSVADQIAAGEVVERPASVVKELVENAMDAGATTIDVTIEEGGRTLIRIADDGSGMDADDARLALSRHATSKIVSAEQLVGVRSFGFRGEALPAIASVSDLTIETAPADGAGSRLRVMGGSVVEAGESARRQGTTVTVQRLFYNTPARQKFLRGARSEWRAVLDTMHGIATLRRDVHFVVTHDGKRVLDLPAVGSLRERLAALWGARELERFVDVNDVRGPVQVSGLAERPADVGTASRRILLIVNGRLIRDPGLVRAAEAAYKSTLPGGVRPSLVLQLHVPGADVDVNVHPAKAEVRFRDRWPIERAVEAAVRRALGLFDAAADVGGWRTWAPPPSLQAGMSSGMPGGLGRFSAPPGTELPPSSLRITATLDGLFAPRDTLPVGPGLDSVPLPDAPLADAQHAGPATHNGMPAPAPAPWEDLPRQSADVGTPHAHADAAPISVPPLMQLRRMYLMFEHEEGVVLIDQHSAHERVLYEEFLGVFERGEAPSQRLLFPLTLHLAPRELEAFEANRDLFARLGFEADPFGGHTVLVQSVPMPHPRFDAERCLRDTLASLVGDRHASAHARHERLAATVACKAAIKAGDALSPGEMRALYIALAETRLPAHDVHGRSTIVRLTWDELDRRFGRA from the coding sequence ATGCCGCGCATCGCCATCCTGCCCAGCAGCGTTGCCGACCAGATCGCCGCCGGTGAGGTGGTCGAGCGTCCCGCGTCGGTGGTCAAGGAACTCGTGGAGAACGCCATGGATGCCGGCGCCACCACGATCGACGTGACCATCGAAGAGGGCGGGCGCACGCTCATTCGCATTGCCGACGATGGCAGTGGCATGGATGCCGATGATGCGCGCCTTGCACTCTCGCGCCACGCGACCAGCAAAATTGTATCGGCCGAGCAGCTGGTGGGCGTGCGCAGTTTCGGCTTTCGCGGCGAGGCGCTGCCCGCCATTGCGTCGGTCTCCGATCTCACCATTGAGACGGCACCAGCCGACGGCGCGGGCTCCAGGCTGCGTGTCATGGGTGGATCGGTGGTAGAGGCCGGCGAATCGGCCCGTCGGCAGGGCACCACGGTCACGGTGCAGCGCCTCTTCTACAACACACCGGCGCGTCAGAAATTCCTGCGCGGCGCACGCTCCGAATGGCGTGCCGTGCTCGATACCATGCACGGCATCGCCACGCTGCGCCGCGATGTGCACTTTGTGGTCACGCACGATGGCAAGCGTGTACTCGACCTGCCGGCGGTCGGCTCGCTGCGTGAACGACTCGCCGCCCTCTGGGGCGCACGCGAGCTCGAACGTTTTGTTGACGTGAATGACGTGCGGGGGCCGGTGCAGGTGAGTGGACTCGCCGAACGTCCAGCCGACGTGGGCACCGCCAGCCGACGCATTCTGCTCATCGTGAACGGCCGCCTCATTCGCGATCCGGGGCTCGTGCGCGCAGCGGAAGCGGCCTACAAGTCCACCTTGCCCGGTGGGGTGCGCCCCTCGTTGGTGCTGCAGTTGCATGTGCCCGGCGCTGATGTGGATGTCAACGTGCATCCCGCCAAGGCCGAGGTGCGCTTTCGCGATCGCTGGCCCATAGAGCGCGCAGTGGAAGCGGCCGTGCGCCGCGCCCTCGGGCTCTTCGACGCGGCCGCCGATGTGGGCGGTTGGCGCACCTGGGCGCCGCCGCCATCGCTGCAGGCTGGTATGTCCTCTGGCATGCCGGGTGGTCTCGGACGCTTCAGCGCGCCACCAGGCACGGAACTGCCGCCCTCGTCGCTGCGCATCACGGCTACGCTCGACGGGCTCTTTGCGCCGCGTGACACGCTGCCTGTCGGCCCCGGTCTCGACAGTGTCCCGTTGCCGGATGCCCCGCTGGCTGACGCGCAGCATGCCGGGCCGGCCACGCACAACGGCATGCCCGCGCCCGCGCCGGCGCCGTGGGAGGATTTGCCACGTCAGTCGGCGGACGTGGGCACGCCGCATGCCCACGCAGATGCCGCGCCCATCAGCGTGCCGCCGCTCATGCAGTTGCGCCGCATGTACCTCATGTTCGAACATGAGGAAGGGGTGGTGCTCATCGATCAGCATTCGGCGCACGAGCGCGTCCTGTACGAGGAGTTCCTCGGCGTGTTCGAACGCGGTGAGGCGCCGTCGCAGCGTCTGTTGTTTCCGCTCACGCTGCATCTGGCGCCACGTGAGCTCGAGGCCTTTGAAGCCAATCGTGACCTGTTCGCGCGGCTTGGTTTCGAGGCCGATCCCTTCGGCGGCCACACGGTGCTCGTGCAGTCCGTGCCCATGCCGCATCCGCGTTTTGATGCCGAGCGCTGTCTGCGCGACACCCTGGCCTCGTTGGTGGGTGATCGCCATGCCAGCGCACATGCGCGTCACGAGCGTCTGGCCGCTACCGTGGCCTGCAAGGCGGCCATCAAGGCCGGCGATGCGCTGTCGCCCGGCGAAATGCGCGCGCTGTACATCGCGCTGGCGGAAACGCGCCTGCCGGCGCATGACGTGCACGGGCGATCCACCATTGTGCGACTCACCTGGGATGAACTCGACCGGCGTTTTGGTCGGGCCTGA
- the bshA gene encoding N-acetyl-alpha-D-glucosaminyl L-malate synthase BshA, producing the protein MRIGITCYPTYGGSGALATELGIALAARGHEVHFITYRQPFRLPSFLPRVWFHEVDVGRYPLFEYPPYDLALAVRMHEVVRDHQLDILHCHYAIPHATSAWIARAMLREEGRDVKVVTTLHGTDITIVGQERSFHTITKFSIEKSHAVTAVSQYLRDETYRAFGCVGCNVEVIPNFVDPTLYDRTRHTFPIPADVIRGRKVLMHISNFRPVKRVRDVVATFARVQEQVPSVLVMVGDGPERVEAEDEARQRGVADNVMFLGKIDAIAPLLAGADCFLLMSDKESFGLSALEAMASGVPVIGYDAGGLPEVVQHGVTGFLHAVGDVEGAAASAIALLSDASAWQRVSTAAAEDARTRFSEQAIVAQYEDLYERTLATADTSPLRTPPFVPAILPSHLPSIAAP; encoded by the coding sequence ATGAGAATCGGCATCACCTGCTATCCCACCTACGGTGGATCGGGCGCCCTCGCCACCGAGTTGGGCATCGCGCTGGCGGCGCGTGGTCACGAGGTGCACTTCATCACCTATCGGCAGCCGTTCCGTTTGCCAAGTTTCCTGCCACGGGTGTGGTTTCACGAAGTGGACGTTGGGCGCTATCCGTTGTTCGAGTATCCGCCCTACGATCTCGCGCTTGCGGTGCGCATGCACGAGGTGGTGCGTGATCACCAGCTCGACATTCTGCACTGTCACTACGCCATCCCGCACGCCACCAGTGCCTGGATTGCGCGTGCGATGCTGCGCGAAGAGGGCCGTGACGTCAAGGTGGTGACCACGCTGCACGGGACCGACATCACCATCGTGGGGCAGGAGCGTTCCTTCCACACCATCACCAAGTTCTCCATCGAGAAGTCCCACGCCGTCACGGCCGTGTCGCAGTATCTGCGCGACGAGACCTATCGGGCCTTCGGCTGCGTGGGCTGCAACGTGGAAGTCATTCCCAACTTCGTCGACCCCACCCTCTACGACCGCACGCGTCACACCTTCCCCATTCCCGCCGATGTCATCCGCGGACGGAAGGTGCTCATGCACATCTCCAACTTCCGTCCGGTCAAGCGCGTGCGCGATGTGGTGGCCACGTTCGCGCGTGTGCAGGAGCAAGTGCCGTCGGTGCTGGTCATGGTGGGCGATGGACCGGAGCGCGTGGAGGCGGAGGACGAGGCGCGGCAGCGCGGCGTGGCCGACAACGTGATGTTTCTGGGCAAGATCGACGCCATCGCGCCGCTGCTCGCTGGTGCGGATTGCTTCCTGCTCATGTCCGACAAGGAGTCCTTCGGACTCTCGGCACTCGAGGCCATGGCCAGCGGCGTGCCGGTCATTGGCTACGATGCCGGCGGTTTGCCCGAAGTGGTGCAGCACGGCGTCACCGGCTTCTTGCATGCGGTGGGTGATGTAGAGGGCGCAGCAGCGTCGGCCATCGCCCTCTTGAGTGACGCCAGTGCGTGGCAGCGCGTGAGTACCGCCGCCGCCGAAGATGCGCGCACACGATTCAGTGAGCAGGCCATCGTGGCGCAGTACGAGGATCTCTACGAGCGCACCCTCGCCACCGCCGACACCAGTCCGTTGCGCACACCTCCGTTCGTGCCGGCCATCCTGCCTTCGCATTTGCCTTCCATCGCGGCCCCGTGA
- a CDS encoding VWA domain-containing protein, which produces MNNLPPLRFDEPWLLILAIVLPLAVWWARRLQSRRHAARLARFAESSALLRLVSVDPMPERRRTWRLVLAALLIGVALSGPRWGLARGPVSSRGIDMALVLDASLSMMAQDERPSRLERMKQEVRRLRAMSQADRIALIAFAGRSYILTPLTNDDGALELFLDNLDPSVVGQGGSSLSRAIAQGTEVLLASDGSADRALVLMSDGEAFDDVGEVERVAQEAGSKGVSVVTVGFGTEQGSTIPLRDGSVVRQKTDDEGNVVVTRYSPTLLEQVARASNGTFVPAEASDKASRIRGALRTLRTARREVSSREDHVPRFLWVLTPALLLLLWDTWRLIPRARRTPTSTPTPTKTPTPTKTKTAVSNPPILRTSQLAVLLAPLFLSCTRPPDPATIFAEGRIDEAIAAYRTLITEGDTTQRTAYNLGTALIARDSLNEASERLEAVRLQTSGEPQFRARFNAGLASLLLGRAAPGNEAERYLAAARSAYRDALTDTPGHADAKWNYELSLRKNPPQSGGGGGGGGSGNQSPTDPQDDAGLDQRQAEALLNSAAREERDVQGRKQRQGRTPPGGKDW; this is translated from the coding sequence ATGAACAACCTGCCGCCGCTGCGTTTCGACGAACCCTGGCTGCTGATCCTGGCCATCGTGCTGCCCCTGGCGGTGTGGTGGGCACGTCGGCTGCAGTCACGCCGTCACGCTGCGCGATTGGCGCGATTTGCCGAGTCCTCGGCATTGCTGCGACTGGTCAGCGTGGACCCCATGCCGGAGCGGCGACGCACGTGGCGATTGGTCCTGGCTGCGCTGCTCATTGGCGTGGCGCTGTCGGGCCCACGCTGGGGCCTCGCGCGTGGGCCGGTGAGTTCGCGCGGCATCGACATGGCCCTCGTACTCGACGCCTCGTTGTCCATGATGGCGCAGGACGAGCGCCCGTCGCGTCTCGAGCGCATGAAGCAGGAAGTGCGCCGTCTGCGGGCCATGTCGCAGGCCGATCGCATCGCGCTGATTGCCTTTGCCGGTCGCAGCTACATCCTCACGCCGCTCACCAATGACGACGGCGCACTCGAGCTCTTTCTCGACAATCTCGATCCCAGCGTCGTGGGGCAGGGAGGTTCGTCGCTTTCACGCGCCATCGCCCAGGGTACCGAAGTCCTGCTGGCCAGCGATGGCAGCGCCGATCGTGCGCTGGTCCTCATGAGCGACGGCGAAGCCTTTGACGACGTCGGCGAGGTGGAGCGCGTCGCGCAGGAAGCCGGCAGCAAGGGCGTCAGCGTGGTAACGGTGGGATTCGGCACTGAACAAGGCAGCACGATTCCCCTACGCGACGGCTCGGTGGTGCGCCAGAAGACGGATGACGAAGGCAACGTGGTGGTCACGCGCTATTCGCCCACGCTGCTCGAGCAGGTGGCTCGCGCGTCGAATGGAACCTTTGTGCCCGCCGAAGCCTCCGACAAAGCCTCGCGCATTCGCGGCGCGCTGCGCACCCTGCGCACCGCCCGCCGCGAAGTGAGCTCACGCGAAGACCACGTCCCGCGCTTTCTCTGGGTCCTCACGCCCGCCTTGCTGCTCCTGCTCTGGGACACCTGGCGCCTCATTCCTCGCGCGCGCCGCACCCCGACCTCGACCCCGACCCCGACCAAGACCCCGACCCCGACCAAAACCAAGACCGCCGTCTCCAATCCTCCAATCCTCCGAACCTCCCAGCTAGCTGTTCTCCTCGCCCCCCTGTTCCTCTCCTGCACCCGCCCCCCCGACCCGGCCACCATCTTCGCTGAAGGCCGCATCGACGAAGCCATCGCCGCCTATCGCACCCTCATCACCGAAGGCGACACCACCCAGCGCACCGCCTACAACCTCGGCACCGCCCTCATCGCCCGCGACTCGCTCAACGAAGCCAGTGAGCGCCTCGAAGCCGTGCGCCTCCAGACCAGCGGCGAGCCCCAGTTCCGTGCCCGCTTCAACGCCGGCCTGGCCTCCCTGCTGCTCGGTCGCGCGGCCCCCGGCAATGAAGCCGAGCGCTATCTCGCCGCCGCCCGCTCTGCCTATCGGGATGCCCTGACCGACACACCGGGCCACGCCGACGCCAAGTGGAACTACGAACTCTCCCTGCGCAAGAACCCGCCGCAGAGCGGCGGCGGTGGAGGGGGCGGGGGCAGTGGCAATCAGTCACCCACCGATCCGCAGGACGACGCCGGACTCGATCAGCGTCAGGCCGAAGCCCTGCTCAACAGCGCCGCGCGTGAAGAGCGTGACGTGCAGGGTCGCAAGCAGCGTCAGGGGCGCACGCCGCCGGGTGGGAAGGACTGGTGA
- the uppP gene encoding undecaprenyl-diphosphatase UppP produces MTLFQAIVLGLVQGLTELLPVSSSAHLALTPYLLGWQDPGLSFDVALHFGTLLALGWYFRSEWVEMTYSALRLLRTRRVVTTHDRRLIYLIVATIPAGVGGLVLNDLAKTTFRSPYIIGTTLVVLGVLLWAVDRWAVRARMLDEITMRDALVVGFAQVLALVPGVSRSGSTITAGRFLGLDRPSAARFSFLMSMPITLAAVIFEAPEALRSEGLSAPLLAGVAAAAVSSWLAITVLLRYVSKHSFGVFAWYRVALAAVVFYTLATRGA; encoded by the coding sequence GTGACCCTGTTTCAAGCTATTGTGCTGGGGCTCGTGCAGGGCCTCACCGAACTGCTGCCGGTTTCCAGCTCCGCCCACCTTGCCCTCACGCCCTACCTGCTGGGCTGGCAGGACCCGGGACTGTCCTTTGACGTGGCCCTGCATTTTGGCACGCTGCTCGCGCTGGGCTGGTACTTCCGCAGCGAATGGGTGGAGATGACCTACTCCGCCCTGCGTCTCTTGCGCACACGACGTGTGGTCACGACGCACGATCGTCGGCTGATCTATCTCATTGTGGCCACCATACCGGCCGGTGTGGGTGGCCTCGTGCTCAATGATCTGGCCAAGACCACCTTCCGCTCGCCGTACATCATAGGCACGACGCTCGTGGTGCTGGGCGTGCTGCTCTGGGCGGTGGATCGTTGGGCGGTGCGCGCCCGCATGCTGGATGAAATCACCATGCGCGATGCCCTTGTGGTGGGATTCGCACAGGTGCTCGCGCTCGTGCCAGGTGTCTCGCGCAGCGGTTCCACCATTACCGCTGGGCGATTCCTCGGCCTCGACCGGCCCAGTGCGGCGCGCTTCAGTTTTCTCATGAGCATGCCCATCACGCTGGCGGCGGTGATCTTCGAAGCACCGGAAGCGCTGCGCAGCGAGGGTCTGAGCGCGCCGCTGTTGGCCGGCGTGGCAGCGGCGGCCGTGAGCAGTTGGCTCGCCATCACGGTGCTGCTGCGCTACGTGAGCAAGCACAGCTTCGGCGTGTTTGCGTGGTATCGCGTGGCCCTCGCGGCGGTGGTGTTCTATACGCTGGCGACGCGTGGTGCCTGA